One Leptospira wolbachii serovar Codice str. CDC genomic region harbors:
- a CDS encoding chromosome segregation SMC family protein, translating into MHLKSLSIVGFKTFADETEINFDPGFTAVVGPNGSGKSNIVDSVKWVFGEKSAKGLRGEKMDDVIFHGTESRRAAGFAEVSILFDNDDRFFNIDYPSVKITRRLYPDGENEYYLNDIRTIRKDIEKTLLDTGIGKSSYSILEQGRVDQILNSKPEERRAIFEEAAGVSRFKLDRKEATKKLDDTNQNLLRIQDIMNSMVKDLEVKEKQSEKAEQYFKLKSDLDESDKNLRFLKLRDFKRRMKKSDEDLLEIREKNKSILSLIQNETNLISEKETTKEAKEREIAEIDKKLFDHLSKSQIQKEKIAKNKTFILEYELRIGEILSALESENQATIKLEVEKRAIELENERQREIQTTLQEEIQTLESRRVSLELSIKEEEKSIEEKEVRIKENEKRHITLRDKQKTVILELIQELENKKRESKEGEEIRNADKAILLSDLDLYANKLRTALSHIESSQITEGISELRDIQLDSYSEKLTGFLKREDDFRNLLFDKDGILSKKESIDQAIEDLILENENLTRGIRDNQSNIILHRSHWEETRTHIVELEKKLLESNSRLENQQKEIAVLDERIGEIQKRILGAKEQESVIREKKDGLEKEVEVLEKEIAESYQEFLSMSRILESEKETLQTLVEEISGIKSNISKNQEVFQNLLPLLSEKERTSSALKVQIDSLVEELYNDYSLTDSELETERGSLELDQKAEERRLRSAKSEIQLLGSINPLAIEEYRNIKEIYEHNLKQKLDIESSKKDIEEVLKRINEESEKLFQETFEKIKQNFQETFSTLFNGGRATLELTEKEDSLNSGVEIMAEPPGKHVQNLRLLSGGEKSLTAIALLFAIYMVKPSPFCFLDEIDAALDEANKLRFCQILDRFKDKTQFIVVSHAQSTISRANAIFGVTNEEPGISKILSLRLDEAKSLSKQITQKTGTDN; encoded by the coding sequence ATGCATTTAAAGAGCCTGAGTATTGTTGGATTCAAAACGTTTGCGGATGAAACAGAGATCAATTTTGATCCTGGGTTTACTGCTGTCGTCGGACCGAATGGTTCCGGAAAATCAAATATTGTCGATTCCGTAAAATGGGTCTTTGGAGAAAAAAGTGCCAAGGGACTTCGCGGAGAGAAGATGGACGATGTCATCTTCCACGGAACAGAGAGTAGGCGAGCTGCAGGTTTCGCTGAGGTTTCGATTCTTTTTGATAATGATGATCGGTTTTTTAACATTGATTATCCATCCGTCAAAATCACTCGCCGTTTGTATCCAGACGGGGAAAACGAATACTATCTCAATGATATCAGAACCATAAGAAAGGATATCGAAAAAACACTTCTCGATACAGGAATTGGTAAGTCTAGTTATAGCATTTTAGAACAAGGTCGTGTGGACCAAATTCTAAATTCCAAACCTGAAGAAAGAAGGGCCATCTTTGAAGAAGCCGCTGGGGTTTCACGGTTCAAACTGGATCGTAAAGAAGCCACAAAGAAGTTGGATGATACCAACCAAAACTTACTTCGTATTCAAGACATTATGAATTCCATGGTAAAAGACCTGGAAGTCAAAGAAAAACAATCCGAAAAAGCAGAACAATACTTCAAACTCAAATCGGATTTGGATGAATCCGATAAAAACTTAAGGTTTTTAAAACTACGAGATTTTAAACGCCGTATGAAGAAGTCAGATGAAGATTTGCTTGAAATCCGCGAAAAAAATAAATCCATTCTTTCCCTCATCCAAAACGAAACCAATTTAATTTCTGAAAAGGAAACCACCAAAGAAGCCAAGGAAAGAGAGATTGCAGAAATCGATAAAAAATTATTTGATCATCTTTCCAAAAGTCAAATTCAGAAAGAGAAAATAGCAAAAAACAAAACCTTCATTTTAGAGTATGAACTTCGTATTGGTGAAATCCTTTCTGCTTTAGAATCAGAAAACCAAGCTACAATTAAACTCGAAGTAGAAAAAAGAGCCATTGAACTCGAAAACGAACGCCAAAGGGAAATCCAAACCACTCTCCAAGAGGAAATCCAAACTTTGGAATCTCGACGTGTATCTTTGGAGCTTTCGATCAAAGAAGAAGAAAAGTCTATCGAGGAAAAAGAAGTTCGTATCAAAGAAAATGAAAAACGACATATCACTCTTCGGGACAAACAAAAAACGGTAATACTCGAACTTATTCAAGAGTTAGAAAATAAAAAAAGAGAATCTAAGGAAGGGGAAGAGATTCGTAATGCAGACAAGGCAATCCTTCTTTCCGATTTGGATCTTTATGCAAACAAACTCAGAACTGCTCTTTCTCATATAGAATCTTCGCAAATTACTGAAGGAATTTCTGAGCTTCGTGACATCCAATTGGATTCGTATTCAGAAAAGCTAACCGGGTTTTTAAAACGAGAAGATGATTTTAGAAATTTACTTTTTGATAAAGATGGAATCCTTTCCAAAAAAGAGTCCATTGACCAAGCGATTGAAGATCTAATTTTAGAAAACGAAAACCTAACCAGAGGAATTCGAGACAACCAAAGTAATATCATTTTACACAGAAGTCATTGGGAAGAAACAAGAACCCATATTGTAGAACTCGAGAAAAAACTGCTGGAATCCAACTCTCGTTTGGAAAACCAACAAAAAGAAATTGCGGTTCTTGATGAACGAATTGGAGAAATACAAAAACGGATTTTGGGTGCCAAAGAACAAGAATCTGTCATTCGAGAGAAAAAAGATGGATTGGAAAAGGAAGTCGAAGTTCTAGAAAAGGAAATTGCAGAGTCTTACCAAGAATTTTTATCCATGAGTCGTATATTGGAATCGGAAAAAGAAACCCTACAAACTCTTGTGGAAGAGATTTCGGGAATTAAGTCCAATATTTCTAAAAACCAAGAAGTGTTCCAAAACCTTCTGCCTCTTCTTTCTGAAAAGGAAAGAACCAGTTCTGCACTGAAAGTACAAATTGATTCTCTTGTGGAAGAGTTGTACAATGACTACTCTCTTACTGATTCTGAATTGGAAACAGAGCGAGGAAGTCTGGAACTTGACCAAAAAGCAGAGGAAAGAAGGCTTCGGTCTGCAAAGTCTGAAATCCAGCTTCTTGGTTCCATCAACCCTCTGGCGATTGAAGAATATCGTAATATCAAAGAAATCTATGAACACAATCTCAAACAAAAGTTAGATATCGAAAGTTCTAAAAAAGATATCGAAGAAGTTTTGAAACGAATCAACGAAGAGTCCGAAAAACTTTTTCAAGAAACGTTTGAAAAGATCAAACAAAATTTCCAAGAAACTTTCTCTACATTATTTAATGGGGGAAGGGCCACACTTGAGCTGACGGAAAAAGAAGACTCTCTCAATTCCGGTGTGGAAATTATGGCGGAACCGCCAGGCAAACATGTTCAAAATTTACGCCTGTTATCTGGTGGAGAAAAGTCACTCACAGCAATAGCGCTACTTTTTGCGATCTATATGGTCAAACCAAGTCCGTTCTGTTTCTTAGATGAGATTGATGCGGCTCTGGATGAAGCCAACA
- a CDS encoding motility associated factor glycosyltransferase family protein → MSQIIDPISSEIFERKPYLQNYFRNLRSGNLWELGSAKKDGEYYVSLNGEPLSSSFSPLTQAIRLLDTYSLKPTDIVILFGLGNPHLVQKISETLAPGQILILIGDDETLIPVIWDKVLKPVMTVPGRHLFSGELFFPLFFNYLDSLPIERVSGLKIIRNPTDTNRNPIYRELEDKTQTVFSAKMSDLLTKFEFERLWIKNSIWNLVHVGKRNPVRYPISSLKEKFRGLTAVLVSAGPSLRKNIPWLQSVRDKVFVFSCDTSLKVLIKAGIQADGVVTLDAQTNSFFHFMGEDLTTIPLFADLVSSPTLLREPMFQAVVHSVTAKYQVDAEGSLVREVTAGGELAEQVFREVGDIQSGGSVATTAFDMLRFMGFTSVYFLGQDLAYSGREIHSTGTHHNEKWLTLLNRKNSLERINEVIIRKRETRFVPRANGDGSVLTDYVLDLYRHWFEESATSVSEMQLFNVNEDGALIAGITSLDPEKAKKILDATPHHNYPWRDLPIWNLVSQNANGTIIPTERKNPVSNNKSESAKLKKEPQPYLLPNGSESLYKRIQKDLEFMEQGLERFERETPKESFQDSDIWIWMREESYLRRMVRKTEIYILRHKDLETERKNQLLIQSIKKEIRYLKRSLYPMMDSFPEKG, encoded by the coding sequence ATGTCCCAAATTATCGATCCCATTTCCAGTGAAATTTTTGAAAGGAAGCCTTACTTACAAAATTATTTCAGAAACTTACGCTCCGGAAATCTTTGGGAACTGGGTTCTGCTAAGAAGGATGGGGAATATTATGTCTCATTAAATGGGGAACCCCTCTCTTCTTCCTTCTCCCCGCTAACACAGGCCATCCGCCTTTTAGATACTTATTCCTTAAAGCCAACAGATATTGTAATTTTGTTTGGGCTTGGAAATCCCCACCTCGTCCAAAAAATAAGCGAAACTTTGGCACCGGGACAAATTCTCATTCTTATCGGAGATGATGAAACACTAATTCCCGTTATCTGGGACAAGGTTTTAAAACCTGTAATGACAGTGCCTGGTCGACACTTATTCTCAGGGGAACTCTTTTTTCCTTTGTTTTTTAACTACTTAGACTCATTACCTATTGAACGAGTGAGTGGGCTGAAAATCATTCGTAACCCCACAGATACAAACAGAAATCCCATTTATCGTGAGTTAGAAGATAAAACCCAAACTGTGTTTTCGGCTAAAATGAGCGACCTACTCACCAAATTTGAATTTGAACGGTTGTGGATTAAAAACTCCATTTGGAATTTAGTCCATGTGGGGAAAAGAAATCCTGTTCGTTATCCTATTTCTTCTCTCAAAGAAAAATTCCGAGGACTTACCGCCGTACTCGTGTCAGCTGGCCCAAGTTTAAGAAAAAACATCCCTTGGTTACAATCTGTCAGAGATAAAGTATTTGTATTCTCTTGCGATACCTCACTGAAAGTTCTCATCAAAGCGGGAATTCAGGCAGATGGGGTTGTGACCCTCGATGCCCAAACCAATTCTTTTTTCCATTTTATGGGAGAAGATCTCACAACGATCCCGCTATTTGCTGATTTAGTCAGCTCCCCCACTCTCCTCAGAGAACCTATGTTCCAAGCCGTAGTTCATTCGGTCACTGCCAAATACCAAGTAGATGCCGAAGGATCGCTCGTCCGAGAAGTTACTGCGGGAGGTGAGCTCGCCGAACAAGTATTTCGCGAGGTGGGAGATATCCAATCGGGGGGATCGGTCGCAACTACTGCTTTTGATATGCTGCGATTTATGGGTTTTACTTCGGTGTATTTTCTCGGGCAAGACTTGGCCTATTCCGGAAGGGAGATCCATTCCACAGGAACTCATCACAACGAAAAATGGCTTACTCTTTTGAACCGAAAAAACAGTTTAGAACGGATCAATGAAGTCATCATTCGCAAAAGAGAAACCCGGTTTGTGCCCAGGGCCAATGGAGATGGTTCTGTTCTTACCGATTATGTTTTAGATTTATACAGACACTGGTTTGAAGAATCTGCAACCAGCGTGAGTGAGATGCAACTCTTCAACGTAAATGAGGATGGGGCTCTCATTGCAGGCATTACCTCCTTAGACCCAGAGAAAGCAAAAAAGATTTTGGATGCAACTCCCCACCATAACTACCCTTGGCGAGACCTACCTATCTGGAATCTTGTTTCTCAAAATGCCAATGGAACAATCATACCAACAGAGAGAAAAAATCCTGTCTCAAATAATAAATCAGAATCCGCAAAACTTAAAAAAGAACCTCAGCCCTACTTACTTCCAAATGGTTCCGAGTCACTATACAAACGAATCCAAAAGGATTTGGAATTTATGGAACAAGGATTGGAACGTTTTGAACGAGAAACGCCGAAAGAGTCCTTCCAAGATTCTGATATTTGGATTTGGATGCGCGAAGAGTCTTATCTAAGACGGATGGTTCGTAAAACTGAAATTTATATTTTGCGTCATAAGGATTTGGAAACGGAGAGAAAAAACCAACTTCTGATTCAATCTATCAAAAAAGAAATTCGTTATCTAAAACGAAGTCTCTATCCTATGATGGATTCGTTTCCAGAAAAGGGATGA
- the plsY gene encoding glycerol-3-phosphate 1-O-acyltransferase PlsY, producing MILAMVLFSYLLGGIPVGFLLAKQVRGIDIREHGSRNIGATNVGRVIGWKYGIIALLLDALKGAIPVFLASYIESPYSLTTTEILLGSVAILGHTFTPFLHFKGGKGVATALGVYMTLVPIVTVCAVVIFFIVYKISGFVSLGSILATLSMPLWYFGTTKFIPDSEYQPIIFFVLVATFFLISYSHRENIKRLVLGKELRATQNAN from the coding sequence ATGATACTTGCCATGGTTCTATTCAGCTACCTTTTGGGTGGCATTCCGGTCGGGTTTCTTCTGGCCAAACAAGTTCGTGGGATTGATATCCGTGAACACGGTAGCAGAAATATCGGTGCTACCAATGTCGGTCGTGTCATCGGTTGGAAGTATGGGATCATTGCTCTCCTTTTGGATGCATTGAAAGGTGCTATCCCGGTTTTTCTTGCTTCTTACATTGAATCTCCTTATTCACTTACTACCACAGAAATCCTTCTCGGATCTGTTGCCATCCTTGGGCATACATTCACTCCCTTTCTCCATTTCAAGGGAGGAAAAGGTGTGGCCACGGCTCTCGGAGTTTACATGACTCTTGTTCCCATAGTCACGGTCTGCGCAGTTGTGATATTTTTTATTGTATATAAGATTTCGGGATTTGTCTCTCTTGGGTCCATCCTTGCTACGCTTTCTATGCCCTTATGGTATTTTGGAACGACAAAATTCATTCCCGATTCTGAATACCAACCAATTATCTTCTTTGTGTTAGTTGCTACTTTTTTTCTCATTTCCTATTCTCATAGAGAAAACATCAAACGTTTGGTGTTAGGTAAAGAACTACGAGCAACACAAAATGCAAACTGA
- the der gene encoding ribosome biogenesis GTPase Der has translation MKGLPVVTIVGRQNVGKSTLFNAILRAQSAITENTAGVTRDVLQKTVERAEFKIPFTLSDTPGLDIENIDEISGEIIEIAFEHLRNSDLILHVIDHKDLRKYDYKLIELLKKDEVLKDKMVLTLINKVDTEQDEYDLEPFYKLGLNELLPISALGRRNFDLLYQKINFFLPDKIKMPEDPYCKIAIIGKPNSGKSSLLNTFLGYKRAVVSDVPGTTRDSVSDQFYFQNHKLEIIDTAGIRRKSKTGESLEFYSYKRTLHSLGEADVVVLLIDAMKGLGEFDKKIFGEIQELGKPMIVAVNKWDLVPEKESNSWKHFKDRMEAKLSILKERPLLSLSAKEKLRTHKLLESVVALYEKSQKKLTTRALNDWLSKWGGKNKVQKASNRPPKVYYATQVSQIPFKILFFVNDTKLFPSNILSFYRKSIVTEFGLDGLAVEIELRNRNEGKESKE, from the coding sequence ATGAAAGGACTTCCAGTGGTTACAATCGTTGGCCGTCAAAACGTGGGTAAGTCCACACTATTCAATGCCATCCTCCGAGCACAAAGTGCCATTACAGAAAATACTGCCGGTGTGACAAGGGACGTATTACAAAAGACTGTCGAAAGGGCGGAATTTAAAATCCCTTTTACTTTGTCTGACACACCTGGTTTAGACATTGAAAATATCGATGAAATTTCTGGTGAGATTATTGAGATCGCCTTTGAACATTTACGAAATTCAGATCTGATCCTTCATGTAATCGATCATAAAGACTTACGTAAGTATGATTACAAACTCATCGAACTTTTAAAAAAAGATGAAGTATTGAAAGATAAAATGGTTCTAACTCTCATCAATAAAGTAGATACAGAGCAAGATGAATATGACTTGGAACCATTCTACAAACTTGGGTTAAACGAACTTCTTCCGATATCAGCACTCGGGCGAAGGAACTTTGATCTTCTTTACCAAAAGATTAATTTTTTCCTTCCCGACAAAATCAAAATGCCGGAAGATCCCTATTGTAAAATTGCCATCATAGGAAAACCAAACTCAGGTAAGTCATCACTTCTTAATACCTTCCTTGGTTACAAACGTGCTGTGGTGAGTGATGTGCCAGGAACCACCAGGGATTCTGTTTCCGACCAGTTCTATTTTCAAAACCATAAATTGGAAATCATAGACACAGCCGGGATTCGTAGAAAATCCAAAACGGGAGAAAGTTTAGAATTCTATTCTTATAAACGGACTCTACATAGTTTGGGAGAGGCAGACGTTGTGGTTTTGCTGATCGATGCGATGAAGGGCTTGGGTGAATTTGATAAAAAGATTTTTGGGGAAATCCAAGAGCTAGGAAAACCCATGATTGTGGCGGTCAATAAATGGGATCTCGTTCCCGAAAAAGAATCCAATTCCTGGAAACACTTCAAAGACCGAATGGAAGCAAAACTTTCGATTTTGAAAGAACGCCCGCTTCTCTCCCTTTCTGCCAAAGAGAAACTTAGGACACATAAACTCCTGGAATCGGTCGTTGCCCTCTATGAAAAGTCCCAGAAAAAGCTAACCACTCGTGCCTTAAATGACTGGTTAAGCAAGTGGGGGGGCAAAAATAAGGTGCAAAAGGCATCGAACCGACCTCCGAAGGTGTATTACGCCACGCAAGTCTCCCAGATTCCTTTTAAAATTTTATTCTTTGTTAATGATACGAAACTCTTTCCGTCAAATATATTGAGTTTTTACCGAAAGAGTATAGTAACCGAGTTCGGGCTGGATGGCCTCGCTGTTGAGATCGAACTTCGGAACAGAAACGAGGGTAAGGAGAGCAAGGAATGA
- the smpB gene encoding SsrA-binding protein SmpB: MGKTKKDDKPRGTDPLINKKAKFNFELLDSFEAGVVLTGSEVKALREKKGNLTDCFAKVRNGEVFLENFQIPPYKDGGYANHPEIRPRKLLLKAKEIQKIDRSIKEKGLVLIATRCFFKNNRLVKIDVALAKPKKLYDKRDDIQKKEAKIDMERAMKEHLRK, encoded by the coding sequence ATGGGCAAAACCAAAAAAGACGACAAACCTCGCGGAACCGATCCTTTAATCAATAAAAAGGCAAAGTTCAATTTCGAACTCTTAGATTCGTTCGAGGCTGGTGTTGTACTCACAGGTTCTGAGGTGAAAGCCCTTAGAGAAAAAAAAGGAAACCTAACTGATTGTTTTGCTAAAGTAAGAAATGGAGAAGTTTTTCTGGAGAACTTTCAAATCCCGCCTTACAAAGACGGAGGTTATGCAAACCATCCGGAAATTCGTCCTCGCAAACTTCTCCTTAAGGCAAAAGAGATTCAAAAAATAGATAGATCCATTAAAGAGAAGGGGCTTGTACTCATTGCCACTCGCTGTTTCTTTAAAAACAATCGTTTGGTGAAGATAGACGTCGCTCTCGCCAAACCAAAAAAATTATACGACAAACGTGACGACATTCAAAAGAAGGAAGCCAAAATCGATATGGAAAGAGCCATGAAGGAACACCTACGCAAATGA
- a CDS encoding AAA family ATPase — protein sequence MEFVTIADVKVPVLPHSEKFPVFPSSLVETDSVKQTLQKILYPMLEGIPVLLVGDAGVGKNALIYYINSLRKQPTLRFSFNEDTLPEDLIGSYRILLDGKGFTWSNGPLTNALSEGLSFVADEMNLCAPNIIKRFSSVYESTYLDLLEGSGERVNGKKGFWFIGTQNPSEGFEGRKPLPFDITKHFAVVYVDPYSPDEMFYILKKLYPMLGEDVLKQIIRISLESEARIKSGEIGKGDLEKYHFNLRTLQKYCNRLVLFGAKDKAVAAREALYLFEEPFRKKEDKAKQRELIESEFGGGIKVVPTKGYVQSSTIFWNDKEIKTWDEKKTISLLSTYPTPEPILHFLDQVFTAIQAKENILIEYREDQDPQEFLPLFTELTGIELESVMLSKGMHTSDVVGALKPTEEGNIESVTWVDGPLTRSIRKGHIILISGLESAGAELVEKMNMLTDDARSLTLPPESGEYLPIQLTEKSIVFGMKSFRASKSVTSISRAFRNRFTPILFPELEDVKVLEEILEFYLPEGVLPRSLARFHLKAKELAEKRTIGSANLMPYRFGISNLLKWKNHIYRYNQTDVKDIAIRGGKIYYTNQIADPKERKELERILEGFLSGVEVVSTLFEEIEEKKKTFTVESGLNRKNWWDPELHKRDPLTGVAKKLNSGAETKRGIEINTPETGGSTKEGPDAWYGQDTQGNQGQGEPQGGGGAWGYRTEELYKQFLKKRRLLWDYSIMVGLEEFKSVFGKELEEAELNLEQLFDPEIDINRMYKNEGSRVDARKYISYKSGRGDTKIFDKTTIEKNDEKLKGVEVTFLVSKCRRIFNFEYSIAMLSALLVSLHILNEHDIKTSVHTFCDIKNSKDTVDIYNLKSAEEDYTAEKEEEVFSALCKNWHGDSIPEYQVLSNCERYFSPDAQTKIIVLLSDFRGQRAKTYIEDELASFDTRRMKEAVLKNQDKNYVFLGVGLGSRYIAEHVFHDSLQITADNFYSMPNLIGAEIARLVQIHHSLRL from the coding sequence ATGGAATTTGTAACCATTGCCGATGTGAAAGTGCCGGTTCTCCCGCACTCAGAAAAATTTCCCGTTTTCCCTTCTAGCCTTGTCGAAACCGACTCGGTAAAACAAACCTTACAAAAAATTCTATACCCCATGCTCGAAGGAATTCCCGTCCTCCTCGTAGGCGATGCAGGTGTAGGGAAAAACGCTCTTATTTATTATATCAACTCTCTTCGCAAACAACCCACTCTTCGGTTCAGTTTCAATGAAGACACACTCCCGGAAGACCTGATTGGATCCTATCGGATTCTCTTAGATGGGAAAGGATTTACTTGGTCGAATGGGCCACTCACCAATGCTCTCTCGGAAGGACTCAGTTTTGTTGCCGATGAAATGAACCTTTGCGCGCCAAACATCATCAAACGATTTTCTTCGGTGTATGAATCCACCTACTTAGATCTTTTGGAAGGGAGCGGGGAAAGAGTGAATGGGAAAAAAGGTTTTTGGTTTATCGGAACACAAAACCCAAGTGAAGGTTTTGAAGGTAGAAAACCCCTTCCTTTTGATATCACCAAACATTTTGCCGTTGTCTATGTAGATCCTTATTCACCGGATGAGATGTTTTATATCTTAAAAAAACTCTATCCCATGCTAGGGGAAGATGTTTTGAAACAAATCATTCGTATCAGTTTGGAATCCGAAGCCCGGATTAAATCTGGAGAAATTGGAAAGGGTGATTTAGAAAAATACCACTTTAATTTAAGAACTCTCCAAAAGTATTGTAATCGTTTGGTTTTATTCGGTGCTAAAGACAAGGCCGTTGCGGCAAGAGAGGCTCTCTATTTATTCGAAGAACCGTTCCGCAAAAAAGAAGATAAAGCCAAACAAAGAGAACTCATTGAATCTGAGTTTGGTGGGGGAATTAAGGTGGTTCCGACCAAAGGTTATGTGCAAAGTTCCACCATTTTTTGGAACGATAAAGAAATCAAAACTTGGGATGAGAAAAAAACCATCTCTCTACTTTCCACTTATCCCACACCTGAACCAATCCTACATTTTTTAGACCAAGTATTCACGGCCATCCAAGCTAAAGAAAACATTCTCATTGAATACCGAGAAGACCAAGACCCACAAGAATTTTTGCCTCTCTTTACAGAACTTACCGGAATTGAATTGGAATCTGTAATGTTATCCAAAGGAATGCATACTTCCGACGTGGTAGGGGCTCTAAAACCAACAGAAGAAGGAAATATTGAAAGTGTCACTTGGGTGGACGGCCCCCTAACACGCTCTATTCGAAAAGGTCATATCATTCTCATCTCAGGACTTGAATCTGCCGGTGCGGAACTCGTCGAAAAGATGAATATGTTAACCGATGATGCAAGGTCTCTCACGCTCCCTCCGGAGTCGGGAGAGTATCTTCCCATCCAACTCACAGAAAAATCCATTGTATTTGGAATGAAATCGTTTCGAGCTTCTAAATCGGTAACAAGTATATCTCGGGCCTTTCGGAACCGGTTCACTCCCATTCTTTTTCCCGAACTCGAAGATGTGAAAGTTCTAGAAGAAATTTTAGAATTTTACCTTCCGGAAGGAGTATTACCTCGAAGTTTAGCTCGTTTTCATCTAAAAGCTAAGGAATTGGCGGAAAAACGCACGATTGGATCAGCAAATCTTATGCCTTACCGATTTGGAATTTCAAATCTTTTGAAATGGAAAAATCATATCTACAGATACAACCAAACAGATGTTAAAGATATTGCCATCCGTGGTGGAAAAATCTATTATACCAATCAGATTGCCGATCCAAAAGAGCGAAAGGAACTCGAACGCATCTTGGAAGGATTCCTTTCTGGTGTGGAAGTGGTCTCAACACTCTTCGAGGAAATCGAAGAGAAAAAAAAAACGTTTACCGTTGAATCAGGACTAAATCGTAAAAATTGGTGGGATCCGGAACTTCATAAACGTGACCCCCTAACAGGTGTTGCAAAGAAACTCAATTCTGGTGCAGAAACTAAACGAGGGATTGAGATCAACACTCCCGAAACAGGAGGTAGCACCAAAGAAGGACCGGATGCTTGGTATGGACAAGACACCCAGGGGAACCAAGGCCAAGGGGAACCGCAAGGTGGGGGTGGTGCTTGGGGTTATAGAACTGAAGAACTCTACAAACAATTCTTAAAAAAACGCAGGCTTCTTTGGGACTATTCCATTATGGTAGGTCTCGAAGAATTTAAATCTGTATTTGGAAAGGAACTAGAAGAGGCCGAACTCAATTTAGAACAACTCTTTGATCCCGAAATTGACATCAATCGAATGTACAAAAACGAAGGATCGAGAGTGGATGCTAGGAAATACATTTCCTATAAAAGTGGTAGAGGAGATACAAAAATCTTCGATAAAACCACAATCGAAAAGAACGATGAAAAACTAAAAGGTGTGGAAGTGACCTTCCTTGTGTCAAAATGCCGAAGGATTTTTAACTTCGAGTATTCGATTGCCATGCTTTCGGCACTACTTGTCAGCTTACATATCTTAAACGAACACGATATCAAAACCAGTGTTCATACCTTCTGTGATATCAAAAACTCTAAAGATACAGTGGATATTTATAATCTAAAGTCAGCAGAAGAAGATTACACGGCCGAAAAAGAAGAAGAAGTATTTAGTGCTCTCTGTAAAAATTGGCATGGGGATAGCATTCCAGAATACCAAGTCCTATCCAATTGCGAACGTTACTTTTCTCCCGATGCCCAAACCAAGATCATTGTGCTACTTTCTGACTTTCGAGGGCAAAGGGCAAAGACTTATATTGAAGACGAACTGGCATCTTTTGATACTCGTCGGATGAAAGAAGCTGTACTGAAAAACCAGGACAAAAATTATGTATTTTTAGGGGTGGGACTGGGGTCTCGCTACATTGCGGAACATGTGTTCCATGACTCCCTTCAGATTACGGCCGATAATTTTTACTCTATGCCGAATCTGATTGGGGCAGAAATTGCAAGACTGGTGCAAATCCACCATTCCCTTCGATTGTAA